A region of the Actinomycetota bacterium genome:
CACCCGAGTCGACCGAAAACCTGACGTTGTGCGTTCCCCGCAGCACCTGTCCCGTTCGGGGCGTGCATTCGGGCACGGGAGCCGGCGGGGGATCGGGCTGAGGCGTCGGCGTTGGGTCGGGGCCGGGTGTGGGGGGCTCAGGGCAGTCAGCTCCGAAGGTGATTGCCGGTACGGCCACGGCGGCAGGAGCAGGCAGCACCACCACCGCCGAGACCACGGCAAGCGACGCCGAAGCCCCCAGCAGGCGTTTCACCAACGATCCGCCACTCATTGCCAGCCCTTCGCGATTTGGACAGCCACAATTACAAACGCCCGAAACCCCCGCCGGGGCACTCCCTGGGCCCCCGTTCCGCGTCCACCTGCCTGACTCCGGCCGCGGCGACGTCCCTACAATGACCGCTCATGGACTTTATGTTCACTCCCGAACAGGAGGCATTCCGCGACTTCGTGCGGGACTTCTCCCGCCGCGAGCTTCGCCCCCACTCCTCCGAATGGGACAAAGCAGGCTCTCTGCCCAGGGACGTCTACCAGGCCATGGCCGAGGTCGGACTGGTTGGAATCCGGCTGGACCCCGGCTCCGGCGGACAGGGGGCCGACTGCGTCACCACCGGCATCGCGTGCGAGGAGGTGTCCGCGGCGGACTTCTCGGCGGGCTACCTGGTCTTGATGCCCACGCTGGTCGGCGAGTGCATCCAGTTGGGGGCAACCGACCAGCAGCGGGCCCAGTGGCTCGAGCCTATTGCCTCCGGCAGGTCGATTCCCGCCCTCGCACTGACCGAGCCGGAGGCGGGATCGGACGCGCGAAGGCTGGCGATGCGAGCGGACCGTCACGACGACACGTACGTCCTCACCGGGGAGAAGACCTCGGTGTCGCTGGGCGAGACCGCCGACGTGTGCGTCCTCTTCGCGCGTGCTCCGGCCGGCATCACCGCACTGATGGTGGACCTGTCCACGCCCGGGATTGCCCGCCAGGTGTTCTCCGACCTCGGGACCAGGGCGATCGGCAGGGCTGCGCTCGCGTTCGACGGGGTGGAGGTACCCGTGGCGAACCGGCTGGGGGAGGAGGGGCAGGGGTTCGCACTCGTGATGAAGGCATTCGACTACTCGCGCGCCCTCATCGCGCTCATGTGCCTCGGAGCGGCCCGCGAGTCGCTCGCCGAAGCCATCGCATACACCAAGCAGCGGCAAGCCTTCGGGAGGCCCGTGATCCTCAACCAGGGTGTTTCTTTCCCGCTCGTGGAGCACTCGACCTATGTCGAGGCGGCCAGGCTTCTTGCATACAAGGCTCTGTGGCTCAACGATGCCGGTTTGCCGCACACGATCGAGGCG
Encoded here:
- a CDS encoding acyl-CoA dehydrogenase family protein, producing MDFMFTPEQEAFRDFVRDFSRRELRPHSSEWDKAGSLPRDVYQAMAEVGLVGIRLDPGSGGQGADCVTTGIACEEVSAADFSAGYLVLMPTLVGECIQLGATDQQRAQWLEPIASGRSIPALALTEPEAGSDARRLAMRADRHDDTYVLTGEKTSVSLGETADVCVLFARAPAGITALMVDLSTPGIARQVFSDLGTRAIGRAALAFDGVEVPVANRLGEEGQGFALVMKAFDYSRALIALMCLGAARESLAEAIAYTKQRQAFGRPVILNQGVSFPLVEHSTYVEAARLLAYKALWLNDAGLPHTIEANMSKWWAPRASVEAIHQALLFHGHMGYSDEVAVAQRLRDVIGLEIGDGTAEIAKAVVAREMFGREFRPY